The genomic interval TTGAGCAATGTTAATGTCTATACCTTGTTCCATATTGTTTAAGGTTTTATTTGTTAAATAAACTCCTATAAATATTAATGGAACTCCAATAATTGCTCCAACTAAGGTTAGAGAAATTGCCCCACCAACAATAATGAGAATTAATCCTTTATCCATAATATCCTAAACTCCTCATTATATAATTATTTCAAAATAATTCTTTTTTCGGGAACATCAACAATAAAACATTCCGTACCATACGGTACATTATCTAAACTAAAATAAAGCATATATTCATCTGGAATGTCTTTGGTTAATTCACGAAATTCTTTCATAGAGACTTTACTTTCATTCATAAGAAGTATGCTCCTTTTAATATATTGTTACTGTCTTAACACTTATTGGACCATAAGAACTCCATACTTCCAAGTATGCTTTGTTATAACCTGGGTCATTACCGTCTGCACCATAAGCGGACAAACTCATTTTCACAGGATATTTTCCTTTAATATATTTTCCAGTTTTAACTGTGATTGTTTTATAATAACCATTGTTCTTAGCTTTTTTAATACTGTTGATTTGACTTAATGTGAATTTTCCAGTATATTTGCCAATAGTAAATTTAACTGGTTGAACGGTTATTTTACTTGAAGCACTAACATCATATTTTGAATTTCCAGAAGTAACAGTTACTTTATGAGTGCCTGCTTTTAAATTCTTTGTACTTAGACTTGCAATTCCATTAGTATTAGTTTTCACTGTATATGTTTTATAGGAATTACCAGTGTAAACTTTGAATTTTAATTTTAAATTTTTAATTGGTTTGTTTTTAGAATCTTTTACAGTTACTTTGAAATAATTACTTCCTTGATATGGGACAGTAACGCTTGGTGCATTAACATTAGTATTAGTAGATGAAACTGAAGGAGTATTTGTATTTGAAGATGCTCCTGTGCCTTTTATTGTAATCTTAACAGTTTTCCAATTCCAACAATTATTATAATTAACATTAATAATAGCTTCATCTAATGTTACATCAGAAGGTTTGAATTTAACAACACATAATCCATTATCATCAGAAAATCCTTCTTTAGAAGGAATCTTTGAATTAATATTAAATGAGTAACTTGCCCCTTTTATTGGTTTATTAGTTGTGGAGTTATAAATTTTAAATTCATATTTAACATTAGCAGTACCATAAGTATAAGTGGCTGAGTTGGCTATGATGTTAATGTCATCTGAAGTTCCATCACTTAATGTCGTACTTTGTTCTTGATTCTCAATACTTACAATATCATCAGTTGTATTCTCTGCTGCTGAAACAGAACTTATTGAAGTTATGAATATTAATGATATTAAAAGTATTAATAATATCTTTTTGTTCATAATATTTATTCCCCTATATTGTATATTTGATGTTAATATGTTTGTAATAAATATTATTTAAAAATAGTAGTAAGAAAAAATAAGGAAAAAAATATTTTTTAGAATTAACATGAAATAATGTTCCCCCTAAAAAAATAAGATATGATTTAAATAATCAGTTTAGAGTGTGTTGGGAAAATCATGAACAATTTAATTGAGGAGAACTATTAATCCATGCAATACATTCTGTAAATTTCTGGTCTTGAGTTTTACATTGGAACCATTTTTCTATAAAAAAATGATTCCCATAATACTATATGTATTTCATCTGACCCCATTGTAACTATTCACTAATAGCATCAAGAATATTTCTACGTGAAAGTGGCTCTTGGTCTATATCGGCTAATCTTTTTTCAATACTAGATAACCTGTGTTCCATATTTTCAACTTCCACTTCTTTTTTCTTCAACTTATTTTCCAACTCTTGATATTCTGGACTCTTCAAATCAATATTATTAATCTTTGATTCAATAAGTAAACATTGGAAATGTTCAACATATTTCTTCAACAATATTGTTGGATCATCCAGGAAATATGCTGCACGAGTTGAAGATTTGGTCCGACCTTGCAATGCATCAATATCTGATTCACTCATACCAGATTTCTTCAAATGATTGGAATGAAATTTCCTCATCATGTGACTACGGAACCTGTTGAACCCATCACTAGCTTGACCCATATTGAATTGGTCATTGCATCTGTAGAATGCAACTGGAAGATAGTTCTCTGCTTTGTTGAATAATTTATCCTCATCAGTTAAGTCAATTAACTTAACTTCGCCATCTTCTGTTGTGTGAATCCTATCGGTCAACAAGTATTCAACAATTTTAGACACAGCTTCAGGAGTACAAAATGTATAGTAATACTTGTTTGTTTTTTCCCTTTTGAGTTTAAAAGTAGGAATAACATTCTCCATATCTTTTAAGACGTGCAATGCTTCTACAATGTCATCTTTTTTATGGAAGGGATATGTTGCTTTTTTAAATTGACCAATGGTCATTTCAATTGTTTCTTTTCTTGCACAACCTGAACTTGTCATAAAGACCAGGACTGCTTGGAACCATAATGGTG from Methanobrevibacter sp. carries:
- a CDS encoding Ig-like domain-containing protein; the encoded protein is MNKKILLILLISLIFITSISSVSAAENTTDDIVSIENQEQSTTLSDGTSDDINIIANSATYTYGTANVKYEFKIYNSTTNKPIKGASYSFNINSKIPSKEGFSDDNGLCVVKFKPSDVTLDEAIINVNYNNCWNWKTVKITIKGTGASSNTNTPSVSSTNTNVNAPSVTVPYQGSNYFKVTVKDSKNKPIKNLKLKFKVYTGNSYKTYTVKTNTNGIASLSTKNLKAGTHKVTVTSGNSKYDVSASSKITVQPVKFTIGKYTGKFTLSQINSIKKAKNNGYYKTITVKTGKYIKGKYPVKMSLSAYGADGNDPGYNKAYLEVWSSYGPISVKTVTIY
- a CDS encoding site-specific integrase, whose amino-acid sequence is MNNKEFLQDFFIVKGHSPKTQESYIRSINHYSKFCGKTMQELIEEAETEEDNNIIWKRRKLKKRLLNYRSHLIQKYRKNTAQQYFVEVKSVYKYYEIEIGDLTKPNSRSFNKPGDPTFDELPTHEEISKIMHVSPLWFQAVLVFMTSSGCARKETIEMTIGQFKKATYPFHKKDDIVEALHVLKDMENVIPTFKLKREKTNKYYYTFCTPEAVSKIVEYLLTDRIHTTEDGEVKLIDLTDEDKLFNKAENYLPVAFYRCNDQFNMGQASDGFNRFRSHMMRKFHSNHLKKSGMSESDIDALQGRTKSSTRAAYFLDDPTILLKKYVEHFQCLLIESKINNIDLKSPEYQELENKLKKKEVEVENMEHRLSSIEKRLADIDQEPLSRRNILDAISE